One region of Camelus bactrianus isolate YW-2024 breed Bactrian camel chromosome 20, ASM4877302v1, whole genome shotgun sequence genomic DNA includes:
- the HFE gene encoding hereditary hemochromatosis protein isoform X4: MGPRARPALLLLILLRTVDTQGRPRLPLSPGSHSLRYLFMGASEPDLGLPLFEALGFVDDQLFVSYDHESRRVEPRTPWVWGQATSQLWLQLSQSLKGWDHMFIVDFWTIMDNHNHSKVPKLGLWPESHTLQVILGCEVHADNSTRGFWKYGYDGQDHLEFCPETLDWRAAEPQAWATKLEWEVNKIRSKQNRAYLERDCPEQLRRLLELGRGVLGQQAPPLVKVSHHVTSAVTTLRCQALNFYPQHITMRWLKDRQPLDAKDAEPENVLPNGDGTYQGWVALAVLPGEEQRYTCQVEHPGLEQPLTASWEPSLSGTLVIGIISGIAVCVIIFTGISFRVLKRRQSSRGASGDYVLAERE, encoded by the exons tccccctctccccagggtcACACTCCCTGCGCTACCTCTTCATGGGTGCCTCAGAGCCAGACCTGGGGCTGCCCCTGTTTGAGGCCTTGGGCTTCGTGGACGACCAGCTCTTCGTGTCCTATGATCATGAGAGTCGCCGGGTGGAGCCTCGCACCCCATGGGTCTGGGGTCAGGCCACCAGCCAGCTGTGGCTGCAGCTGAGCCAGAGCCTGAAAGGGTGGGACCACATGTTCATCGTCGACTTCTGGACCATCATGGACAACCACAATCACAGCAAGG TACCGAAGCTGGGGCTGTGGCCAGAGTCCCACACCCTGCAGGTGATCCTGGGCTGTGAGGTGCACGCAGACAACAGCACCAGAGGTTTCTGGAAGTACGGGTATGACGGGCAGGACCATCTTGAATTCTGCCCCGAGACGCTGGATTGGAGAGCGGcagagccccaggcctgggccacCAAGCTGGAGTGGGAAGTGAACAAGATTCGGTCCAAGCAGAACCGGGCCTACCTGGAGAGGGACTGCCCCGAGCAGCTGCGGCGGTTgctggagctggggagaggggttCTGGGTCAGCAAG CACCTCCTTTGGTGAAAGTGTCTCATCACGTGACCTCGGCAGTGACCACTCTACGGTGTCAGGCTCTGAACTTCTACCCCCAGCACATCACCATGAGGTGGTTGAAGGACAGGCAGCCACTGGATGCCAAGGACGCGGAGCCTGAGAATGTGCTGCCCAACGGGGATGGGACCTACCAGGGCTGGGTGGCTTTGGCTGTGCTCCCTGGGGAAGAACAGAGATACACCTGCCAGGTGGAGCACCCAGGCCTGGAGCAGCCCCTCACTGCCTCCTGGG AGCCCTCGCTGTCTGGCACCCTGGTCATTGGAATCATCAGCGGGATCGCTGTGTGTGTCATCATCTTTACTGGAATTTCGTTCAGAGTCTTAAAGAGAAGGCAGTCTTCGA GAGGAGCCTCGGGGGACTACGTCTTGGCTGAACGTGAATGA
- the HFE gene encoding hereditary hemochromatosis protein isoform X2, translating into MGPRARPALLLLILLRTVDTQGRPRLPLSPGSHSLRYLFMGASEPDLGLPLFEALGFVDDQLFVSYDHESRRVEPRTPWVWGQATSQLWLQLSQSLKGWDHMFIVDFWTIMDNHNHSKVPKLGLWPESHTLQVILGCEVHADNSTRGFWKYGYDGQDHLEFCPETLDWRAAEPQAWATKLEWEVNKIRSKQNRAYLERDCPEQLRRLLELGRGVLGQQAPPLVKVSHHVTSAVTTLRCQALNFYPQHITMRWLKDRQPLDAKDAEPENVLPNGDGTYQGWVALAVLPGEEQRYTCQVEHPGLEQPLTASWEPSLSGTLVIGIISGIAVCVIIFTGISFRVLKRRQSSMLFEECSLHFSSRKIHGVGGTGADRSQLLQSPGGLWDGGASGDYVLAERE; encoded by the exons tccccctctccccagggtcACACTCCCTGCGCTACCTCTTCATGGGTGCCTCAGAGCCAGACCTGGGGCTGCCCCTGTTTGAGGCCTTGGGCTTCGTGGACGACCAGCTCTTCGTGTCCTATGATCATGAGAGTCGCCGGGTGGAGCCTCGCACCCCATGGGTCTGGGGTCAGGCCACCAGCCAGCTGTGGCTGCAGCTGAGCCAGAGCCTGAAAGGGTGGGACCACATGTTCATCGTCGACTTCTGGACCATCATGGACAACCACAATCACAGCAAGG TACCGAAGCTGGGGCTGTGGCCAGAGTCCCACACCCTGCAGGTGATCCTGGGCTGTGAGGTGCACGCAGACAACAGCACCAGAGGTTTCTGGAAGTACGGGTATGACGGGCAGGACCATCTTGAATTCTGCCCCGAGACGCTGGATTGGAGAGCGGcagagccccaggcctgggccacCAAGCTGGAGTGGGAAGTGAACAAGATTCGGTCCAAGCAGAACCGGGCCTACCTGGAGAGGGACTGCCCCGAGCAGCTGCGGCGGTTgctggagctggggagaggggttCTGGGTCAGCAAG CACCTCCTTTGGTGAAAGTGTCTCATCACGTGACCTCGGCAGTGACCACTCTACGGTGTCAGGCTCTGAACTTCTACCCCCAGCACATCACCATGAGGTGGTTGAAGGACAGGCAGCCACTGGATGCCAAGGACGCGGAGCCTGAGAATGTGCTGCCCAACGGGGATGGGACCTACCAGGGCTGGGTGGCTTTGGCTGTGCTCCCTGGGGAAGAACAGAGATACACCTGCCAGGTGGAGCACCCAGGCCTGGAGCAGCCCCTCACTGCCTCCTGGG AGCCCTCGCTGTCTGGCACCCTGGTCATTGGAATCATCAGCGGGATCGCTGTGTGTGTCATCATCTTTACTGGAATTTCGTTCAGAGTCTTAAAGAGAAGGCAGTCTTCGA TGCTGTTTGAGGAATGCAG TCTGCATTTCTCCTCTCGGAAGATCCATGGTGTTGGGGGAACAGGGGCAGACAGAAGCCAGCTCCTGCAGAGCCCTGGAGGCCTTTGGGATG GAGGAGCCTCGGGGGACTACGTCTTGGCTGAACGTGAATGA
- the HFE gene encoding hereditary hemochromatosis protein isoform X3: MGPRARPALLLLILLRTVDTQGRPRLPLSPGSHSLRYLFMGASEPDLGLPLFEALGFVDDQLFVSYDHESRRVEPRTPWVWGQATSQLWLQLSQSLKGWDHMFIVDFWTIMDNHNHSKVPKLGLWPESHTLQVILGCEVHADNSTRGFWKYGYDGQDHLEFCPETLDWRAAEPQAWATKLEWEVNKIRSKQNRAYLERDCPEQLRRLLELGRGVLGQQAPPLVKVSHHVTSAVTTLRCQALNFYPQHITMRWLKDRQPLDAKDAEPENVLPNGDGTYQGWVALAVLPGEEQRYTCQVEHPGLEQPLTASWEPSLSGTLVIGIISGIAVCVIIFTGISFRVLKRRQSSMLFEECRYFEAKSLLLFSEPKSSRE; encoded by the exons tccccctctccccagggtcACACTCCCTGCGCTACCTCTTCATGGGTGCCTCAGAGCCAGACCTGGGGCTGCCCCTGTTTGAGGCCTTGGGCTTCGTGGACGACCAGCTCTTCGTGTCCTATGATCATGAGAGTCGCCGGGTGGAGCCTCGCACCCCATGGGTCTGGGGTCAGGCCACCAGCCAGCTGTGGCTGCAGCTGAGCCAGAGCCTGAAAGGGTGGGACCACATGTTCATCGTCGACTTCTGGACCATCATGGACAACCACAATCACAGCAAGG TACCGAAGCTGGGGCTGTGGCCAGAGTCCCACACCCTGCAGGTGATCCTGGGCTGTGAGGTGCACGCAGACAACAGCACCAGAGGTTTCTGGAAGTACGGGTATGACGGGCAGGACCATCTTGAATTCTGCCCCGAGACGCTGGATTGGAGAGCGGcagagccccaggcctgggccacCAAGCTGGAGTGGGAAGTGAACAAGATTCGGTCCAAGCAGAACCGGGCCTACCTGGAGAGGGACTGCCCCGAGCAGCTGCGGCGGTTgctggagctggggagaggggttCTGGGTCAGCAAG CACCTCCTTTGGTGAAAGTGTCTCATCACGTGACCTCGGCAGTGACCACTCTACGGTGTCAGGCTCTGAACTTCTACCCCCAGCACATCACCATGAGGTGGTTGAAGGACAGGCAGCCACTGGATGCCAAGGACGCGGAGCCTGAGAATGTGCTGCCCAACGGGGATGGGACCTACCAGGGCTGGGTGGCTTTGGCTGTGCTCCCTGGGGAAGAACAGAGATACACCTGCCAGGTGGAGCACCCAGGCCTGGAGCAGCCCCTCACTGCCTCCTGGG AGCCCTCGCTGTCTGGCACCCTGGTCATTGGAATCATCAGCGGGATCGCTGTGTGTGTCATCATCTTTACTGGAATTTCGTTCAGAGTCTTAAAGAGAAGGCAGTCTTCGA TGCTGTTTGAGGAATGCAGGTACTTTGAGGCTAAGTCACTGCTGCTATTCTCAGAACCCAAGTCTAGTAGGGAATGA
- the HFE gene encoding hereditary hemochromatosis protein isoform X1 yields the protein MGPRARPALLLLILLRTVDTQGRPRLPLSPGSHSLRYLFMGASEPDLGLPLFEALGFVDDQLFVSYDHESRRVEPRTPWVWGQATSQLWLQLSQSLKGWDHMFIVDFWTIMDNHNHSKVPKLGLWPESHTLQVILGCEVHADNSTRGFWKYGYDGQDHLEFCPETLDWRAAEPQAWATKLEWEVNKIRSKQNRAYLERDCPEQLRRLLELGRGVLGQQAPPLVKVSHHVTSAVTTLRCQALNFYPQHITMRWLKDRQPLDAKDAEPENVLPNGDGTYQGWVALAVLPGEEQRYTCQVEHPGLEQPLTASWEPSLSGTLVIGIISGIAVCVIIFTGISFRVLKRRQSSICISPLGRSMVLGEQGQTEASSCRALEAFGMEEPRGTTSWLNVNEVQLADPKWGGDMI from the exons tccccctctccccagggtcACACTCCCTGCGCTACCTCTTCATGGGTGCCTCAGAGCCAGACCTGGGGCTGCCCCTGTTTGAGGCCTTGGGCTTCGTGGACGACCAGCTCTTCGTGTCCTATGATCATGAGAGTCGCCGGGTGGAGCCTCGCACCCCATGGGTCTGGGGTCAGGCCACCAGCCAGCTGTGGCTGCAGCTGAGCCAGAGCCTGAAAGGGTGGGACCACATGTTCATCGTCGACTTCTGGACCATCATGGACAACCACAATCACAGCAAGG TACCGAAGCTGGGGCTGTGGCCAGAGTCCCACACCCTGCAGGTGATCCTGGGCTGTGAGGTGCACGCAGACAACAGCACCAGAGGTTTCTGGAAGTACGGGTATGACGGGCAGGACCATCTTGAATTCTGCCCCGAGACGCTGGATTGGAGAGCGGcagagccccaggcctgggccacCAAGCTGGAGTGGGAAGTGAACAAGATTCGGTCCAAGCAGAACCGGGCCTACCTGGAGAGGGACTGCCCCGAGCAGCTGCGGCGGTTgctggagctggggagaggggttCTGGGTCAGCAAG CACCTCCTTTGGTGAAAGTGTCTCATCACGTGACCTCGGCAGTGACCACTCTACGGTGTCAGGCTCTGAACTTCTACCCCCAGCACATCACCATGAGGTGGTTGAAGGACAGGCAGCCACTGGATGCCAAGGACGCGGAGCCTGAGAATGTGCTGCCCAACGGGGATGGGACCTACCAGGGCTGGGTGGCTTTGGCTGTGCTCCCTGGGGAAGAACAGAGATACACCTGCCAGGTGGAGCACCCAGGCCTGGAGCAGCCCCTCACTGCCTCCTGGG AGCCCTCGCTGTCTGGCACCCTGGTCATTGGAATCATCAGCGGGATCGCTGTGTGTGTCATCATCTTTACTGGAATTTCGTTCAGAGTCTTAAAGAGAAGGCAGTCTTCGA TCTGCATTTCTCCTCTCGGAAGATCCATGGTGTTGGGGGAACAGGGGCAGACAGAAGCCAGCTCCTGCAGAGCCCTGGAGGCCTTTGGGATG GAGGAGCCTCGGGGGACTACGTCTTGGCTGAACGTGAATGAAGTGCAGCTTGCAGACCCCAAGTGGGGTGGAGACATGATTTGA